From Vanessa cardui chromosome 29, ilVanCard2.1, whole genome shotgun sequence, a single genomic window includes:
- the LOC124541827 gene encoding choline/ethanolamine kinase isoform X2 — MAKKLQLCGTEAEMREIAGRICRNYLHGAWKSVDPTDLDFRRISGGLSNFLYYVALPSDTSKLGGYARENSPETEESRLVKKPILSSHSFSMDEPKKVLLRIYGQVHGERAMDAIVTESVIFTLLSERRLGPKLHGVFSGGRIEEYIPARSLLTKELSEPALSMKIAEKMAAIHSMDVPLSKEPNWLWKTMGKWMKTVKDERLAQNATGKNDEEQSIIKQLKSVDYEKEVEWLKKFLASVESPVVFCHNDMQEGNILILEDEIQSASDDELYTYDETKKSQYVLTQYDDTNTSDSIHSHISDSGEPKLVLIDFEYCAYNYRGFDIANHFQEWSYDYTNPEHPFYYENQENSPTLEQKEIFIKEYLKHYHTNLSEDKEVEPSIDDINQLLCEVDAFALASHFFWCLWSIVNASKSQIPFGYWEYALSRLDTYLRLKQEVVKKDKYGFPQKRKICEVDI; from the exons AAACTCCAATTATGCGGTACCGAAGCGGAAATGAGAGAGATAGCGGGTAGGATCTGCAGGAACTACCTCCACGGTGCCTGGAAGAGCGTCGATCCAACTGATCTTGACTTCAGACGAATCAG TGGTGGCCTTTCAAACTTCCTGTACTACGTCGCCCTGCCGTCAGACACGTCGAAGCTCGGTGGGTACGCGAGGGAGAACTCTCCGGAGACGGAGGAGAGTCGGCTGGTGAAGAAACCAATACTGAGTTCCCATTCGTTTTCGATGGACGAGCCGAAAAAG GTGCTGCTGAGGATCTACGGACAAGTCCATGGCGAGCGTGCGATGGATGCTATCGTGACTGAATCTGTGATATTCACACTGCTGTCTGAGAGGAGATTGGGGCCGAAGCTCCATGGTGTCTTCTCTGGGGGGAGGATCGAAGAATATATTCct GCGCGTTCACTTCTCACGAAAGAACTGTCCGAACCGGCGCTGTCAATGAAGATTGCGGAGAAGATGGCCGCCATACACTCGATGGATGTGCCCCTCTCCAAGGAACCGAACTGGCTTTGGAAGACCATGGGGAAGTGGATGAAGACCGTCAAGGATGAGAGGCTCGCGCAGAATGCGACTGGCAAG AACGACGAAGAACAGAGCATAATAAAACAGTTGAAGTCGGTCGATTACGAGAAGGAAGTTGAATGGTTGAAGAAGTTCCTCGCGTCAGTCGAGTCCCCTGTCGTCTTCTGTCATAATGACATGCAGGAAG GCAACATCCTCATCCTGGAAGACGAGATCCAATCAGCGTCAGACGACGAGCTTTACACATACGATGAAACGAAGAAGAGTCAGTACGTGCTGACGCAATACGATGACACAAACACGTCTGACTCGATACACAGTCACATATCTGACTCTGGCGAACCGAAACTGGTCCTCATCGACTTTGAATACTGTGCATACAATTACAGGGGTTTCGATATAGCGAATCACTTCCAGGAGTGGTCGTACGATTACACGAACCCCGAGCATCCCTTCTATTATGAGAATCAGGAGAATTCTCCGACTCTGGAACAGAAG GAGATATTCATCAAGGAGTACCTAAAGCATTACCACACGAATCTATCAGAGGACAAAGAGGTGGAACCCTCGATCGATGACATAAATCAGCTGTTGTGCGAGGTCGACGCGTTCGCCTTGGCCAGTCACTTCTTCTGGTGCCTCTGGTCGATTGTGAACGCGTCCAAGAGTCAGATACCCTTCGGATACTGG GAATACGCGCTATCCAGGCTTGATACCTACCTACGTTTAAAGCAGGAGGTCGTGAAGAAAGATAAATACGGTTTCCCGCAGAAGAGGAAAATCTGTGAGGTGGACATTTGA
- the LOC124542029 gene encoding acidic fibroblast growth factor intracellular-binding protein: MYTEVDVFVSNFTLIDPEIYQLWIEGCSSSEAVTTLHQRAVSKQTGATVELIASDVLDHYRTFALLERLLTVPSKLSEQMVFQIDEPTKHMLIEKYYDLDDAVIRELLGRKLSSRHRKDLDEVAERSGAPLRCCRRQFDNVRRVFKAVEEMPGNVVANIRSTFLISEPLAKKYGAVVFIACMRFETTKRKLQYLCFNDFFHCAQAIMGSWTYSCTGPEYYDTEMDREFLLELRELRILLDKEKEHKHLICMRLKPKLLEKSYQELELNFRLYTRALVGLACNLHRGRELRSLFTDLLERCIEPLRMGGWPKTDLAQFLCAYEQCALQMDVLREADLKSVWERYMRVVSQCLLTMYHL, translated from the exons atgtacacaGAAGTAGACGtatttgttagtaattttacattaatagaTCCGGAAATATACCAGTTATGGATTGAAGGATGTTCCT CGAGTGAGGCTGTCACTACATTACACCAGCGGGCTGTCAGCAAACAAACGGGAGCCACTGTGGAGCTTATTGCTAGTGATGTTTTGGATCACTACAG aaCATTCGCACTGTTAGAGAGACTCCTGACGGTACCATCGAAGCTGTCCGAACAGATGGTGTTTCAAATCGATGAACCGACAAAACATATGCTTATCGAGAA ATATTATGACTTAGACGATGCTGTTATACGTGAACTGCTTGGGCGAAAGCTGTCTTCACGACACAGGAAGGATCTCGATGAG GTGGCGGAGCGCTCCGGGGCTCCGCTGCGCTGCTGCCGGCGGCAGTTCGACAACGTGCGTCGCGTTTTCAAGGCCGTCGAGGAGATGCCTGGGAACGTCGTGGCGAACATACGTTCAACGTTCCTCATATCCGAACCCCTCGCTAA AAAATATGGAGCGGTTGTCTTCATAGCTTGTATGAGATTTGAAACGACGAAACGCAAACTCCAGTACCTCTGCTTCAACGATTTCTTCCACTGTGCACAA GCCATAATGGGAAGCTGGACATACAGCTGTACAGGTCCAGAGTATTACGACACGGAGATGGATCGAGAGTTCCTGCTGGAACTACGAGAACTGAGGATTCTTCTCGATAAAGAGAAAGAACATAAACA tTTGATATGCATGAGATTAAAACCGAAGTTGTTGGAGAAATCTTATCAAGAATTGGAGCTCAATTTTAG ATTATACACGAGGGCGCTGGTAGGTTTGGCGTGTAACCTGCACAGAGGGCGCGAGCTGAGGTCTTTGTTTACGGATCTACTTGAAAG GTGCATCGAGCCTTTGAGGATGGGTGGCTGGCCCAAAACTGATTTGGCTCAATTCCTCTGCGCTTACGAACAGTGCGCTCTCCAAATGGACGTCTTAAG GGAAGCAGACTTGAAGAGCGTTTGGGAGCGATATATGCGTGTGGTCAGCCAGTGTTTATTGACAATGTATCATTTGTGA
- the LOC124541827 gene encoding choline/ethanolamine kinase isoform X1, protein MSLYIKNLIVCVKNNYRRFIDMNRSRYWKLQLCGTEAEMREIAGRICRNYLHGAWKSVDPTDLDFRRISGGLSNFLYYVALPSDTSKLGGYARENSPETEESRLVKKPILSSHSFSMDEPKKVLLRIYGQVHGERAMDAIVTESVIFTLLSERRLGPKLHGVFSGGRIEEYIPARSLLTKELSEPALSMKIAEKMAAIHSMDVPLSKEPNWLWKTMGKWMKTVKDERLAQNATGKNDEEQSIIKQLKSVDYEKEVEWLKKFLASVESPVVFCHNDMQEGNILILEDEIQSASDDELYTYDETKKSQYVLTQYDDTNTSDSIHSHISDSGEPKLVLIDFEYCAYNYRGFDIANHFQEWSYDYTNPEHPFYYENQENSPTLEQKEIFIKEYLKHYHTNLSEDKEVEPSIDDINQLLCEVDAFALASHFFWCLWSIVNASKSQIPFGYWEYALSRLDTYLRLKQEVVKKDKYGFPQKRKICEVDI, encoded by the exons AAACTCCAATTATGCGGTACCGAAGCGGAAATGAGAGAGATAGCGGGTAGGATCTGCAGGAACTACCTCCACGGTGCCTGGAAGAGCGTCGATCCAACTGATCTTGACTTCAGACGAATCAG TGGTGGCCTTTCAAACTTCCTGTACTACGTCGCCCTGCCGTCAGACACGTCGAAGCTCGGTGGGTACGCGAGGGAGAACTCTCCGGAGACGGAGGAGAGTCGGCTGGTGAAGAAACCAATACTGAGTTCCCATTCGTTTTCGATGGACGAGCCGAAAAAG GTGCTGCTGAGGATCTACGGACAAGTCCATGGCGAGCGTGCGATGGATGCTATCGTGACTGAATCTGTGATATTCACACTGCTGTCTGAGAGGAGATTGGGGCCGAAGCTCCATGGTGTCTTCTCTGGGGGGAGGATCGAAGAATATATTCct GCGCGTTCACTTCTCACGAAAGAACTGTCCGAACCGGCGCTGTCAATGAAGATTGCGGAGAAGATGGCCGCCATACACTCGATGGATGTGCCCCTCTCCAAGGAACCGAACTGGCTTTGGAAGACCATGGGGAAGTGGATGAAGACCGTCAAGGATGAGAGGCTCGCGCAGAATGCGACTGGCAAG AACGACGAAGAACAGAGCATAATAAAACAGTTGAAGTCGGTCGATTACGAGAAGGAAGTTGAATGGTTGAAGAAGTTCCTCGCGTCAGTCGAGTCCCCTGTCGTCTTCTGTCATAATGACATGCAGGAAG GCAACATCCTCATCCTGGAAGACGAGATCCAATCAGCGTCAGACGACGAGCTTTACACATACGATGAAACGAAGAAGAGTCAGTACGTGCTGACGCAATACGATGACACAAACACGTCTGACTCGATACACAGTCACATATCTGACTCTGGCGAACCGAAACTGGTCCTCATCGACTTTGAATACTGTGCATACAATTACAGGGGTTTCGATATAGCGAATCACTTCCAGGAGTGGTCGTACGATTACACGAACCCCGAGCATCCCTTCTATTATGAGAATCAGGAGAATTCTCCGACTCTGGAACAGAAG GAGATATTCATCAAGGAGTACCTAAAGCATTACCACACGAATCTATCAGAGGACAAAGAGGTGGAACCCTCGATCGATGACATAAATCAGCTGTTGTGCGAGGTCGACGCGTTCGCCTTGGCCAGTCACTTCTTCTGGTGCCTCTGGTCGATTGTGAACGCGTCCAAGAGTCAGATACCCTTCGGATACTGG GAATACGCGCTATCCAGGCTTGATACCTACCTACGTTTAAAGCAGGAGGTCGTGAAGAAAGATAAATACGGTTTCCCGCAGAAGAGGAAAATCTGTGAGGTGGACATTTGA